From Xyrauchen texanus isolate HMW12.3.18 chromosome 36, RBS_HiC_50CHRs, whole genome shotgun sequence, one genomic window encodes:
- the LOC127629454 gene encoding uncharacterized histidine-rich protein DDB_G0274557-like: MKSTCADFCFSTHTHTHTHTHTHPHTHPHTPTHTHTHTHTHTYRHSLTHKLTHTHTYIHTHTHTHTLTHTHTHTHTHTHTHTHTHTYRHSLTHKLTHTHTHTYTPTHTHTHTHTHTHTHTHTHTHTHTHTHTHTHTHTHTHTHTHTHTYIQTLTHTHTHTHTHTHTHTHTHIHTDTHSLTNSHTHTHTHTHTHTHTHTHTYILTDTHSLTNSHTHTHTHKHTHTHTHTYRHSLTHKLTHTHTYIHTHTHTYIQTLTHSQTHTHTHTHTHSHTHTYIQTLTHSQTHTHTHKYTHTHTHTYSQTLTHSQTHTHTHTHTHIHTHRHSLTHKLTDTHSHTHTHTCCVSMFYGDFP, encoded by the exons atgaaatcaacatGTGCTGATTTTTGCTTCT ctacacacacacacacacacacacacacacacacacacccacacacacacccacacacacccacacacacacacacacacacacacacacatacatacagacactcactcactcacaaactcacacacacacacacatacatacacacccacacacacacacacacactcacacacacacacacacacacacacacacacacacacacacacacacacacacacacatacagacactcactcactcacaaactcacacacacacacacacatacatacacacccacacacacacacacacacacacacacacacacacacacacacacacacacacacacacacacacacacacacacacacacacacacacacacacacacacacacacacacacacacacacacacacacatacatacagacactcactcacacacacacacacacacacacacacacacacacacacacacacacacacatacatacagacactcactcactcacaaactcacacacacacacacacacacacacacacacacacacacacactcacacacacacatacatactcacagacactcactcactcacaaactcacacacacacacacacacacacaaacacacacacacacacacacatacatacagacactcactcactcacaaactcacacacacacacacatacatacacactcacacacacacatacatacagacactcactcactcacaaactcacacacacacacacacacacacacactcacacacacacacatacatacagacactcactcactcacaaactcacacacacacacacaaatacactcacacacacacacatacatactcacagacactcactcactcacaaactcacacacacacacacacacacacacacatacatactcacagacactcactcactcacaaactcacagacacacactcacacacacacacacacacatgttgtgtttccatgttttatggggactttccatag
- the cep57 gene encoding LOW QUALITY PROTEIN: centrosomal protein of 57 kDa (The sequence of the model RefSeq protein was modified relative to this genomic sequence to represent the inferred CDS: deleted 3 bases in 2 codons) encodes MDTDSKTSAGREKEGLTLPLRGRVMSDNVSLPSYAEYPTGRPFINTHLPLKHKPVNAFPESSGAAIISALKNLQEKIRNLELERYDAQQKLQMLHRESTHEEREDNGAQGRPKNNELLSQLSAAESRCSRLERQLELMRKTVRSTESDRTAVLRRRVSLGRVDSVDPSDVQVKLQKLEMLEQQYQRLTHTQSITENKITQLERKLQEEEHQRRLVQDKADQLQTGLEANRILIQSVSPRPHKPSQTKKQKLSSKEHASHPQPHYRLSLGDVPFVTGTSTGSSHSVRANVQHVLHLMKQHHPQLCNERVLGHALWPVPPMREPSGHQSSSSSSSSCSEELSELLLTLQDEFGHMSFEQRELAKQIQSCRSDRLRQDLEREMEVLVKRMENKGEQIATVRRHQTQMVKLRKRCRKQSNVAHGEVKVMTSALTHGRFDRTGEVKARPGERSRDSLRLLKDMRSLQTSLRSDQLHWEY; translated from the exons ATGGACACGGACTCAAAAACCTCCGCAGGACGAGAGAAG GAGGGTCTGACGTTACCCCTCAGAGGTCGAGTGATGTCTGACAATGTGTCTCTGCCCTCATATGCCGAATATCCTACAGGACGTCCCTTTATCAACACACACCTGCCGCTCAAACACAAACCTGTCAATGCTTTTCCAGAGAGCAGCggtgcag CGATTATTTCAGCGCTAAAAAACCTACAGGAGAAGATTCGTAATCTTGAGTTGGAACGATATGATGCTCAACAGAAACTCCAGATGCTCCACAGAGAATCCACACACGAGGAGCGAGAAGACAACGGAGCGCAAGGGAGACCAAAAAACAACG AGCTGCTCTCTCAGTTGTCGGCGGCTGAGAGTCGATGTTCACGTCTGGAGAGACAGTTGGAGCTCATGAGGAAGACCGTGAGAAGCACTGAATCGGACCGAACGGCTGTTCTCAGACGGAGG GTATCTCTGGGTCGTGTGGATTCTGTAGATCCGTCAGATGTTCAGGTGAAGCTGCAGAAGTTGGAGATGTTGGAGCAGCAGTATcagagactcacacacactcagagcaTCACGGAGAATAAAATCACACAACTGGAAAGAAAACTGCAAGAGGAGGAACATCAGAGGAGACTAGTGCAGGACAAAGCAGATCAG TTACAGACGGGTCTCGAAGCCAATCGTATTCTCATTCAGTCTGTTTCTCCTCGTCCTCATAAACCCAGTCAAACGAAGAAGCAGAAACTCTCGTCGAAG GAGCACGCGTCCCACCCGCAACCGCATTACAGACTCAGTCTGGGGGACGTACCGTTTGTGACCGGAACG TCGACGGGTTCGAGTCATTCTGTTCGTGCAAACGTTCAGCACGTTCTTCATCTGATGAAGCAGCATCATCCTCAGCTGTGTAACGAGCGTGTGCTGGGACACGCCCTCTGGCCGGTTCCACCAATGAGAGAG CCGTCAGGACATCAATCAAGCAGTAGCTCCTCCTCTTCCTGCAGTGAAGAGTTGTCAGAACTGTTATTGACGCTACAGGATGAGTTTGGACATATGAGCTT TGAGCAGCGGGAGTTGGCGAAACAGATCCAGTCGTGTCGTTCGGATCGTTTGCGGCAGGATTTGGAGCGTGAGATGGAAGTGCTCGTGAAGAGAATGGAGAATAAAGGAGAGCAGATCGCTACAGTCCGTCGACATCAAACACAG atGGTGAAGTTGAGGAAACGGTGTCGTAAACAGAGTAACGTGGCTCACGGGGAGGTTAAAGTAATGACTTCAGCGTTGACTCACGGACGCTTCGACCGGACCGGAGAA GTCAAAGCGAGACCAGGTGAGCGCAGCCGAGACAGTCTGCGTCTGCTCAAAGACATGCGCTCGCTGCAGACGTCGCTGCGCAGCGATCAGCTCCACTGGGAGTATTGA